The uncultured Hyphomonas sp. genome includes a region encoding these proteins:
- the pbpC gene encoding penicillin-binding protein 1C, whose product MLTARRIFIGIFALFLVVAIADRLLPPPLERAGGLSALVTDRDGKPLRAFATPDGRWRFAGDLDRIDPEFIDALIRVEDKRFYEHRGTDWMGLGRAAADSLFAGRIVSGGSTLTMQTARMLEPRDRNIGSKLVEIARAWQLERRLTKDEILSLYLSLTPYGGNLEGVRAASWSYFGHEADKLSKDEIALLIALPQSPEARRPDRHPENAERARNWVAEKLRRYDVYTEGDVEDVATLSVPGRRRDFPDRAWHGTAKALAEGPREDVRATLDAGLQAEIERIALTRAEAEGADVQVSVLVVHVPTRAVRAVAGSASRDRPGGWLDLTAQARSPGSTLKPFIYAMAFDDGTAAPDTRVADLPTRFASYQPENFDRMFRGDVRVSDALQHSLNIPAVAMLDRVGPERFAAQLASAGARPRISGGADHEAGLAIALGGAGLTARELAVLYAALGDEGVAKPLVWRADDEPESYEATGKRLVSGESANEVLDILRKAPTPEGRMPGSLTAHAPQIAFKTGTSYGFRDAWAAGVSGQHAIVVWVGRADGAPRAGKTGHDTALPILFEVADRASRHLQDEGEATMRLTSEKRLLKSHGAMKSLEEAGPPQILFPPQAAELWAGPVNGRLARGFVLAGRGDGRLSWYIDGRPCETDDAGAPVWKPERPGFYTVTAVDSAGRASRVRVRVLTGPA is encoded by the coding sequence ATGCTGACAGCGCGCCGGATCTTCATCGGCATCTTTGCGCTGTTCCTTGTGGTGGCCATTGCGGACAGGCTGCTGCCTCCGCCCTTGGAAAGGGCGGGGGGCTTGTCCGCCCTCGTCACAGACCGGGACGGCAAGCCGCTGCGCGCCTTCGCAACGCCGGATGGCCGCTGGCGTTTTGCCGGGGATCTCGACCGGATCGACCCGGAATTCATCGATGCGCTGATCCGTGTGGAGGACAAGCGCTTCTATGAGCACCGCGGTACGGACTGGATGGGGCTTGGCAGGGCCGCTGCTGACTCCCTGTTCGCAGGACGTATCGTGTCCGGCGGGTCGACACTGACCATGCAGACCGCGCGCATGCTGGAACCGCGTGACCGCAATATCGGCTCCAAACTGGTGGAGATTGCCCGCGCCTGGCAGTTGGAACGGCGCCTCACCAAGGACGAGATCCTGTCGCTCTACCTGTCGCTGACGCCCTATGGCGGCAACCTGGAAGGCGTCCGCGCGGCCAGCTGGAGCTATTTCGGGCATGAGGCTGACAAGCTGTCGAAGGACGAGATCGCGCTGCTGATCGCCCTGCCGCAGTCGCCGGAGGCACGGCGGCCGGACCGGCATCCCGAAAATGCTGAACGTGCCCGAAACTGGGTCGCCGAGAAGCTCCGGCGCTACGACGTCTACACCGAAGGCGATGTGGAGGACGTTGCCACCCTGTCCGTGCCCGGACGGCGGAGGGATTTCCCGGACCGGGCCTGGCACGGAACAGCGAAGGCGCTGGCCGAAGGCCCGCGGGAGGATGTGCGCGCGACGCTCGATGCCGGCCTGCAGGCGGAGATCGAACGGATCGCGCTGACACGGGCCGAAGCTGAAGGCGCGGACGTGCAGGTCTCGGTCCTGGTCGTGCATGTGCCGACACGGGCCGTGCGGGCGGTGGCGGGCTCCGCCTCGCGCGACCGGCCGGGCGGCTGGCTGGACCTGACGGCGCAGGCGCGTTCGCCGGGCTCCACGCTGAAGCCCTTCATCTACGCCATGGCGTTTGACGACGGCACCGCCGCGCCGGATACGCGCGTGGCGGACCTGCCGACGCGCTTTGCCTCCTACCAGCCGGAAAACTTCGACCGCATGTTCCGGGGCGATGTCCGCGTGTCGGACGCGCTGCAGCACTCGCTGAACATTCCTGCCGTGGCCATGCTGGACCGGGTCGGGCCGGAACGCTTCGCCGCGCAGCTCGCCTCGGCCGGGGCGCGCCCGCGCATTTCCGGCGGGGCGGATCATGAGGCAGGCCTTGCCATCGCGCTCGGCGGGGCAGGGCTGACTGCCCGCGAGCTTGCCGTGCTCTATGCGGCGCTCGGCGATGAGGGCGTCGCCAAGCCGCTCGTCTGGCGGGCGGATGATGAGCCGGAGAGCTATGAAGCCACCGGCAAGCGGCTCGTCAGCGGGGAGAGCGCGAACGAAGTGCTCGATATCCTGCGCAAGGCGCCCACGCCGGAAGGCCGGATGCCGGGCTCGCTGACAGCGCACGCCCCGCAGATCGCTTTCAAGACCGGCACGTCCTATGGCTTCCGCGATGCCTGGGCGGCGGGTGTTTCGGGCCAGCATGCGATTGTCGTCTGGGTTGGCCGGGCCGATGGTGCGCCGCGCGCCGGCAAGACCGGGCATGACACCGCGCTGCCGATCCTGTTCGAGGTGGCTGACCGGGCCTCCCGGCACCTGCAGGACGAGGGCGAAGCGACGATGCGGCTGACCAGCGAGAAACGCCTCTTGAAATCCCACGGCGCGATGAAGTCTCTGGAAGAGGCCGGGCCGCCGCAGATCCTGTTCCCGCCGCAGGCGGCAGAGCTCTGGGCCGGGCCGGTCAATGGACGCTTGGCACGCGGCTTCGTGCTGGCCGGCCGGGGGGATGGCCGACTCAGCTGGTATATCGATGGCAGGCCGTGTGAAACCGACGATGCCGGAGCGCCGGTGTGGAAGCCGGAACGGCCGGGCTTCTACACGGTCACTGCTGTAGATTCTGCAGGACGCGCGAGTCGCGTGCGTGTCCGCGTGCTGACCGGGCCTGCCTGA
- the msrA gene encoding peptide-methionine (S)-S-oxide reductase MsrA, with translation MRTRSPQSVALAAGLAAMALGFFSSAGAQDQVSSPDAKRLSTAVFAGGCFWCVEADFDKVDGVVSTVSGYTGGTVVNPTYKQVSYEKTGHYEAVKVTYDPDKVSYDTLVDYYFHHIDPTDATGQFCDKGDSYRSAVFVSNADQREVAEAEVDMINASGVLGTPVVTQILDSSTFWPAEDYHQDYYKKNPLKYRYYRTACGRDARVKKVWADASNGH, from the coding sequence ATGCGCACCCGTTCACCCCAGTCAGTTGCCCTTGCTGCAGGCCTTGCTGCCATGGCGCTCGGATTCTTTTCCAGCGCCGGTGCGCAGGACCAGGTTTCCAGCCCGGATGCAAAGCGTCTGTCGACGGCGGTGTTTGCCGGTGGCTGCTTCTGGTGCGTGGAAGCGGACTTCGACAAGGTGGACGGCGTTGTCTCGACCGTGTCCGGCTATACCGGCGGCACAGTGGTGAACCCGACCTACAAGCAGGTCTCCTACGAGAAGACAGGCCACTATGAGGCCGTCAAAGTCACTTATGATCCGGACAAGGTCAGTTATGATACGCTGGTGGACTATTACTTCCACCATATCGACCCGACCGATGCGACAGGCCAGTTCTGCGACAAGGGCGACAGCTACCGCTCCGCCGTGTTCGTCTCGAATGCCGACCAGCGTGAAGTGGCCGAAGCCGAAGTTGACATGATCAACGCATCCGGCGTGCTCGGCACGCCTGTGGTGACGCAGATCCTCGACTCCAGCACGTTCTGGCCGGCTGAGGACTACCATCAGGACTATTACAAGAAGAACCCGCTCAAATACCGCTACTACCGCACGGCCTGTGGCCGCGATGCGCGGGTGAAGAAAGTCTGGGCGGACGCCTCAAACGGGCACTGA
- a CDS encoding glycosyltransferase family 39 protein: MTESPAESTTDWRHITYLALVILLVLRVLLLAVTPLNLYADEAQYWRWGETLDWGYYSKPPMIAWLIHAVTAVFGHAEWAVRLPAPFLHTAGAVFLFHLGRDMYGGRTGMLAALGYALMPAVVLSSAVISTDGVLMPFWCAALFCFWRLRAGKGGWVSAAGLGLAIGAGLLSKYAMVYFLIGIVLTLVIDKDSRRALVSRHGLAVLALAALVFAPHMAWNAAHDFKTVSHTVDNANLGGELINPENALTFLVDQLGVFGPVSFLALVFGLFVVRSQDEGIMGRDRWLLCFILPVLIIILGQAVLSRANANWAATAYPAASVLVAAWLVRARANRNLWFIVAGLTFVALQFVPDLGVWVRLVLGLLVGGGLLLIAVLVKYRPSGLLWFSIGLHGVLALSFAVISLLPLQSSTALGVDNALKRTRGWDQAARDVFGIARSVGATAVLVDEREVWHGLDYYGRDRTVPLLSWRRYGVPKSFSESQPLEAPLDERVLVVSLHPGMRPMLRSEFESFEQAGEISVPLGKRSNGCPLSRTFVLYVASGFEPQVHDQAWEDRFKGQTEFPLAPCPAKKDLPDQ, encoded by the coding sequence ATGACCGAATCCCCCGCCGAATCGACGACGGACTGGCGCCACATTACCTATCTGGCCCTGGTGATTCTCCTCGTTCTGCGCGTCCTGCTGCTCGCCGTGACCCCGCTGAACCTCTACGCCGACGAGGCCCAGTACTGGCGCTGGGGTGAAACGCTGGACTGGGGCTATTATTCGAAACCGCCGATGATCGCCTGGCTGATCCATGCCGTCACGGCCGTGTTCGGTCATGCGGAATGGGCTGTGCGCCTGCCCGCCCCTTTCCTCCACACGGCGGGGGCCGTCTTCCTGTTCCACCTCGGGCGCGACATGTATGGCGGCCGCACCGGCATGCTGGCCGCGCTCGGCTACGCGCTGATGCCGGCGGTCGTGCTGTCTTCTGCCGTGATCTCGACGGACGGCGTGCTGATGCCTTTCTGGTGCGCGGCCCTGTTCTGCTTCTGGCGCCTGCGCGCAGGCAAAGGCGGCTGGGTCAGCGCCGCTGGCCTCGGCCTCGCCATCGGCGCGGGCCTCTTGTCGAAATATGCGATGGTCTACTTCCTGATCGGCATCGTTCTGACGCTCGTGATCGACAAGGACAGCCGCCGGGCGCTGGTCTCCCGTCACGGTCTCGCCGTGCTGGCACTCGCCGCGCTCGTCTTCGCGCCGCACATGGCGTGGAACGCCGCACATGACTTCAAGACCGTCAGCCACACGGTCGACAATGCCAATCTCGGCGGGGAGCTGATCAACCCCGAAAACGCGCTGACCTTCCTGGTCGACCAGCTCGGCGTGTTCGGACCGGTCAGCTTCCTCGCCCTCGTATTCGGCCTGTTTGTTGTCCGGTCCCAGGATGAAGGCATCATGGGCCGTGACCGCTGGCTGCTCTGCTTCATCCTGCCAGTCCTCATCATCATTCTCGGCCAGGCCGTGCTGTCCCGCGCGAATGCGAACTGGGCGGCCACGGCCTATCCTGCCGCCAGCGTGCTGGTCGCCGCCTGGCTGGTGCGGGCGCGGGCCAACCGGAACCTGTGGTTCATCGTGGCAGGGCTCACCTTCGTGGCGCTGCAGTTCGTGCCGGACCTCGGCGTCTGGGTCCGCCTCGTGCTGGGCCTGCTGGTCGGCGGCGGGCTGCTGCTGATTGCGGTTCTGGTGAAATATCGTCCCTCGGGCCTGCTCTGGTTCAGCATCGGCCTGCACGGCGTGCTCGCCCTCAGCTTTGCCGTCATCTCACTACTGCCACTGCAATCCTCCACCGCACTCGGCGTCGACAATGCGTTGAAGCGCACGCGGGGCTGGGACCAGGCGGCCAGGGACGTGTTCGGCATTGCCCGCTCGGTCGGCGCCACCGCCGTCCTCGTGGACGAACGCGAAGTCTGGCACGGACTGGACTATTATGGCCGTGACCGCACGGTGCCGCTGCTCTCCTGGCGGCGCTATGGCGTGCCGAAGAGCTTCTCCGAATCCCAGCCGCTGGAAGCGCCGCTGGATGAGCGCGTGCTCGTCGTTTCGCTCCACCCGGGCATGCGGCCCATGCTGCGCAGCGAGTTCGAAAGCTTCGAACAGGCCGGTGAAATCTCGGTCCCGCTCGGCAAGCGCAGCAATGGCTGCCCGCTGTCGCGCACATTCGTGCTTTATGTTGCGTCAGGGTTTGAGCCGCAGGTGCACGACCAGGCCTGGGAAGACCGGTTCAAGGGCCAGACGGAATTCCCGCTTGCGCCCTGCCCTGCGAAAAAGGATTTGCCGGATCAGTGA
- a CDS encoding TonB-dependent receptor — MINWNNFARGAAVSAIAITAAGIASAQVTTSSISGAVADETGAAVSGATVTILHEPSGTVSVASTSATGQFSAQNLRVGGPYSITITGEGFVPARAEGVYANLGEATDISLSITRADDAAVMETVVITGTALQVAQVAAGPSSTYNLATLENLPAMNRDIKDIVRLDPRVYVDEAFNDSINCAGANPRYNSLTVDGARLSDNFGLNSNGYPTERIPFSFDSIEQVSVELAPFDVEYGQFTACNVNAVTKSGGNEFHGGLFFDYTDDSLTGDETDGVARDLGSFEEKRYGFNIGGPIIKDKVFFFGSYEKFEGANIFGHTPESAGITQADYDQIISIAEGYGYVSGGLPTSLAVEDEKIFVKLDWNINDDHRATVSYNYNDGFNFSPSDSGSTRLADGNHYYERGAKLQNYSGALYSDWTENLSTELRLTYVDLDNRQDPVAGLDNFGEVQVRVGDSTVYLGADDSRHANQLNYTTLNYKAKADYTMGDHTFTFGAEREEFEVFNLFIQEVQGEWVFGSIADFAAGDFSDFRYENAAGSNDQNDGAADFAYEINTIYVQDDWQVTDKLDVVFGLRYDFYTSSDKPMFNQNFFDSYGVRNDENMDGRDLLQPRLGFTYELNDDISFHGGAGLYSGGNPNVWISNNYSNNGVTLFECRERTRTNDCLPGLGGLTPNINDYTYGGGTGTPFIDVPDEAIAAVAAAEGGGPVNALDPNFELPSEWKYAFGVAANVDTGLPVLGNDLQVMADILYSKTNEAAIAVPISWVQTGTAPDGRPLYGTGNTNDFLLTNTEEKGDALVLSFGVAKEYDNGIDWSLGYAYTDADDVNPMTSSVAFSNFSNFTTADAVSPSLGTSDYEIAHRINMTVNWEKEFFKGLYTKASIFGTASEGAPYSYTFSENNGIFSPLFDNARALAYIPTGLADPLISPDSDMGAVADLVAFIDQDENLRDARGSIVRRNSAADDWWTKFDLKLSQELPGLREDDRAEAFIIVENVGNLLNSDWGILREHGFPANAQLYSVSGIDAEGRYIVDGFNSDADRDSIVVSPSLWQVHFGVKYKF, encoded by the coding sequence ATGATCAACTGGAATAACTTTGCTCGCGGGGCGGCTGTATCCGCCATCGCGATCACAGCGGCAGGCATTGCATCGGCACAGGTTACGACCTCGTCGATTTCTGGCGCCGTCGCGGATGAGACCGGAGCAGCCGTTTCCGGCGCGACCGTCACCATCCTTCACGAGCCGTCCGGCACGGTTTCCGTCGCTTCTACGAGCGCAACCGGCCAGTTCTCGGCTCAAAACCTCCGCGTTGGCGGCCCGTACAGCATCACCATCACCGGTGAAGGCTTTGTTCCGGCCCGCGCTGAAGGCGTTTACGCCAACCTCGGTGAAGCCACCGACATCAGCCTCTCGATCACGCGCGCAGACGATGCTGCCGTGATGGAAACGGTTGTCATCACCGGCACCGCGCTCCAGGTCGCTCAGGTCGCAGCTGGCCCGTCGTCGACCTACAACCTCGCCACGCTGGAAAACCTTCCGGCCATGAACCGCGACATCAAGGACATCGTCCGTCTCGACCCGCGCGTCTATGTCGACGAGGCCTTCAACGACTCCATCAACTGTGCCGGTGCAAACCCGCGCTACAACTCGCTGACCGTCGACGGCGCACGCCTGTCCGACAATTTCGGTCTGAACTCGAACGGTTACCCGACCGAGCGCATTCCGTTCTCCTTCGACTCGATCGAACAGGTCTCTGTTGAGCTTGCGCCTTTCGACGTCGAATACGGCCAGTTCACCGCCTGTAACGTCAACGCTGTGACCAAGTCCGGCGGCAACGAATTCCACGGCGGCCTGTTCTTCGACTACACCGATGACTCGCTGACCGGCGACGAAACGGACGGCGTTGCCCGCGACCTCGGCTCCTTCGAAGAGAAGCGCTACGGCTTCAACATCGGCGGCCCGATCATCAAGGACAAAGTGTTCTTCTTCGGTTCCTACGAGAAATTCGAAGGTGCGAACATCTTCGGCCACACGCCGGAAAGCGCTGGCATCACCCAGGCTGACTACGATCAGATCATCTCGATCGCTGAAGGCTACGGATATGTTTCCGGCGGCCTGCCGACTTCGCTGGCCGTTGAAGACGAAAAGATCTTCGTCAAGCTCGACTGGAACATCAATGACGACCACCGCGCCACGGTGTCGTACAATTACAATGACGGCTTCAACTTCAGCCCGTCCGATTCCGGCTCGACCCGTCTTGCTGACGGTAACCACTACTACGAGCGTGGCGCCAAACTGCAGAACTACTCCGGTGCTCTGTACTCCGACTGGACCGAAAACCTGTCGACCGAACTGCGCCTCACCTATGTTGACCTCGACAACCGTCAGGATCCTGTTGCGGGTCTCGACAATTTCGGTGAAGTCCAGGTCCGCGTTGGCGACAGCACGGTTTACCTCGGCGCTGACGACTCCCGTCACGCGAACCAGCTGAACTACACCACCCTGAACTACAAGGCGAAAGCCGACTACACGATGGGTGACCACACTTTCACATTCGGCGCCGAACGCGAAGAATTTGAAGTGTTCAACCTCTTCATCCAGGAAGTTCAGGGCGAGTGGGTGTTTGGCTCCATCGCTGACTTCGCCGCCGGCGATTTCTCGGACTTCCGTTATGAGAACGCAGCAGGTTCCAACGATCAGAACGATGGTGCTGCCGACTTCGCCTACGAAATCAACACGATCTACGTGCAGGACGACTGGCAGGTCACGGACAAGCTCGACGTTGTGTTCGGTCTCCGCTACGACTTCTACACGTCGAGCGACAAGCCGATGTTCAACCAGAACTTCTTCGACAGCTACGGTGTCCGTAATGACGAGAACATGGACGGCCGCGATCTGCTGCAGCCGCGTCTGGGCTTCACCTACGAGCTCAACGACGACATCAGCTTCCACGGTGGTGCCGGTCTCTACTCCGGTGGTAACCCGAACGTCTGGATCTCGAACAACTACTCCAACAATGGTGTGACCCTGTTCGAGTGCCGTGAGCGTACACGGACGAATGACTGTCTGCCGGGTCTCGGTGGTCTGACGCCGAACATCAACGACTACACCTATGGTGGCGGCACGGGCACTCCGTTCATCGACGTGCCGGACGAAGCCATCGCTGCTGTTGCTGCAGCTGAAGGCGGTGGCCCGGTCAACGCGCTCGACCCGAACTTCGAACTTCCGTCTGAGTGGAAGTACGCATTCGGCGTCGCTGCGAACGTCGACACCGGCCTGCCGGTTCTCGGCAACGACCTGCAGGTCATGGCTGACATCCTGTACTCCAAGACGAACGAAGCAGCGATCGCTGTTCCGATCAGCTGGGTGCAGACCGGCACGGCGCCGGATGGCCGTCCGCTCTACGGCACGGGTAACACCAACGACTTCCTCCTCACCAACACCGAAGAAAAGGGCGATGCACTGGTCCTCTCCTTCGGCGTGGCGAAAGAGTATGACAATGGTATCGACTGGTCGCTGGGCTATGCCTACACCGATGCAGACGATGTGAACCCGATGACCTCGTCGGTCGCGTTCTCGAACTTCTCGAACTTCACGACGGCGGATGCTGTGAGCCCGTCTCTCGGAACGTCCGACTACGAGATTGCGCACCGCATCAACATGACCGTGAACTGGGAGAAGGAATTCTTCAAAGGTCTCTACACGAAGGCATCGATCTTCGGTACGGCCAGCGAAGGTGCTCCGTACTCCTACACCTTCTCCGAGAACAACGGCATCTTCTCGCCGCTGTTCGACAACGCACGTGCTCTGGCTTACATCCCGACCGGTCTTGCAGATCCGCTGATCTCGCCTGACTCCGACATGGGGGCCGTCGCCGATCTGGTTGCCTTCATCGACCAGGACGAAAACCTGCGTGACGCACGCGGCAGCATCGTCCGCCGAAACTCCGCCGCCGACGACTGGTGGACGAAGTTCGACCTGAAACTGTCTCAGGAGCTTCCGGGCCTGCGTGAGGATGACCGGGCTGAGGCGTTCATCATTGTCGAGAACGTCGGCAACCTGCTGAACTCCGACTGGGGTATCCTGCGTGAGCACGGCTTCCCGGCCAACGCTCAGCTCTACTCCGTCAGCGGCATTGATGCCGAGGGCCGTTACATCGTCGACGGCTTCAACTCGGACGCCGATCGTGACTCCATCGTGGTCAGCCCGTCCCTGTGGCAGGTCCACTTCGGTGTGAAGTACAAGTTCTAA
- a CDS encoding agmatine deiminase family protein: protein MARAMSENKPFLPPEWAQQAALWCGWPHLADEWGGSLEGPRTQIAGFIRAAAGHLPVRVAAGSAEALASATAAVGDVAKIVEVPAGDIWLRDTGPVVTGQGMTRQAQTFRFNGWGGKYLMPGDTETAGAIAAFETLPANPHDIVLEGGAIDADGTGRLLTTRQCLLNPNRNPDLTESEIEARICAALGIEEMIWLGDGLLNDHTDGHVDNIARFIGPGHALCQMPSGANDPNTDVLLEIEATLREAGLDVTTIPSPGLLLGEDGEPIPASHMNFTITNGAVLVPVYEDHYSLVALAEMRVLFPGRKIIGLPAGHILGGGGSFHCMTREIPA from the coding sequence ATGGCGCGCGCGATGAGTGAGAACAAACCCTTCCTTCCGCCCGAATGGGCTCAGCAGGCTGCGCTCTGGTGTGGCTGGCCGCATCTTGCCGACGAATGGGGCGGCAGTCTTGAAGGCCCGCGGACGCAGATCGCGGGCTTCATCCGCGCGGCGGCGGGCCATCTGCCAGTCCGGGTCGCGGCCGGGTCTGCTGAAGCGCTGGCCTCGGCCACGGCAGCGGTCGGCGATGTGGCGAAGATTGTGGAAGTGCCGGCCGGGGACATCTGGCTGCGTGATACCGGTCCGGTCGTGACGGGGCAGGGCATGACGCGCCAGGCGCAAACCTTCCGCTTCAATGGCTGGGGCGGCAAATACCTGATGCCCGGCGACACCGAGACCGCCGGCGCGATTGCGGCCTTCGAGACGCTGCCTGCCAATCCGCATGATATCGTGCTGGAAGGCGGCGCCATCGATGCGGACGGCACGGGCCGGCTGCTGACCACGCGCCAGTGCCTGCTGAACCCGAACCGCAATCCCGACCTGACCGAGAGCGAGATCGAGGCCCGCATCTGCGCGGCGCTCGGCATTGAGGAAATGATCTGGCTGGGCGACGGCCTGCTGAACGATCATACCGACGGCCATGTCGACAATATCGCCCGCTTCATCGGGCCGGGCCATGCGCTCTGCCAGATGCCGTCCGGCGCCAACGACCCGAATACGGACGTCCTGCTGGAGATCGAGGCCACGCTGCGCGAGGCCGGGCTGGACGTGACGACCATTCCGTCGCCGGGCCTGCTGCTTGGAGAGGATGGCGAGCCGATCCCGGCAAGCCACATGAACTTCACCATCACCAATGGCGCCGTTCTGGTGCCTGTCTATGAAGATCATTACAGCCTCGTCGCGCTGGCCGAGATGCGGGTCCTGTTCCCGGGCCGGAAGATCATCGGCCTGCCGGCTGGACATATCCTGGGTGGCGGCGGAAGCTTCCACTGCATGACCCGCGAAATTCCCGCCTGA
- the aguB gene encoding N-carbamoylputrescine amidase, with protein sequence MSRNITVASIQFTPSDDMQDNIDRVAGFIREAAGQGADVVLPPELFCGYYFCKTQEEHHFARALPWQDHPAVVQLAELAAELGVVIPVSIYEKDGPHYYNSLVMIDADGTPLGIYRKSHIPDGPGYQEKYYFRPGDTGFRTWQTMKGNIGVGICWDQWFPEAARAMALMGADILMYPTAIGAEPHDSSLDTAARWRRVMQGHSVANVIPVVAANRVGDEEGQVFYGTSFITDHVGEVVTDFGRGEEGVLVASFDLDVVDRDRAAWGFFRDRRTDLYDILV encoded by the coding sequence ATGAGCCGCAATATTACCGTCGCCAGCATCCAGTTCACGCCGAGCGATGACATGCAGGACAATATCGACCGCGTGGCGGGCTTCATCCGGGAAGCTGCCGGGCAGGGGGCAGATGTCGTGCTGCCGCCGGAACTCTTCTGCGGCTATTATTTCTGCAAGACGCAGGAAGAGCATCACTTCGCCCGCGCGCTGCCCTGGCAGGATCACCCGGCCGTGGTGCAGCTGGCGGAGCTTGCGGCTGAGCTCGGCGTCGTCATCCCGGTCTCGATCTATGAGAAGGACGGTCCGCACTATTACAATTCTCTGGTCATGATCGATGCGGACGGCACGCCGCTGGGCATCTATCGCAAGAGCCATATTCCGGACGGTCCCGGCTACCAGGAGAAATATTATTTCCGGCCGGGCGATACGGGCTTCCGGACCTGGCAGACCATGAAGGGCAATATCGGCGTCGGCATCTGCTGGGACCAGTGGTTCCCGGAAGCGGCGCGCGCCATGGCTCTGATGGGCGCAGACATCCTGATGTACCCGACCGCCATCGGCGCCGAACCGCACGATTCAAGCCTCGACACGGCGGCGCGCTGGCGGCGGGTGATGCAGGGCCACTCGGTGGCGAACGTCATCCCGGTCGTGGCGGCGAACCGCGTGGGCGACGAGGAAGGGCAGGTCTTCTACGGCACCAGCTTCATCACCGACCATGTCGGCGAAGTCGTCACCGATTTCGGGCGCGGCGAGGAGGGCGTGCTGGTTGCGAGCTTCGATCTGGACGTCGTGGACCGGGACCGCGCAGCCTGGGGCTTCTTTCGCGACCGCCGGACGGATCTTTACGACATTCTGGTCTGA